ttaagtgcttggctactaaccaaaaagtgggtggtttgaacccacccattggttctatgggagaaagacctggctacctgcttctataaagattacagccaaggaaaaccttatggggcagttatactctgtcacgtggggccaatatgagtcaaaaatcaacttgatggcaacaaattaACATGTTATTAAATTGGTGTGGTTTATTCTAAAATCATTAAAGTTGTCAATCAGACTTTGCAAGAAATACAGGAACCTCATCAGATGATTACAGGTAGTTTTCAATTGTAGCAGGTTGAATGTATTCTTATATTTGTTCAAATGTactgaaaatattatttgaaatcaATTTTAGGTGATTCTCTCGCTCCACCTCCACCCCCATTGTTTTCTTGTTCACAATAAAGGAAGAATGATTTGCACAGAGCCGCCTGGTGCAGTATGTATCCAGTGAATTTTCCGGTTTTGGCAAGAAGGGTAATAAAAGAGGATCTATGAGTGTGATGGGACTGCCCCAGGCAAACGCATAGGAGGGGGGAATTCTTAAAAGAGACCTGGCcacaaacaataaatatttttagccAAAACGGAGGTTAAGCACTAGTGGAATTTCGTCAAACAAGGAGGAAATAATTGTACCGTGCCATACCATGTACCAAAAAATCAGAATTAATGTTAGATGCTTTTTTCCTTGGAATTTAATTACTGGATGATGTTCATTTAGAAGGAAACTTATTAACTATTTTGTTAATAAGATTTGTTGGATGGGTATCAGAACTTATTTGTTTCTACTTTGCTCAGTTCTTTGTGGTGACTGAGGATTTAGTAGTGTCAAAATTTAAAACTGTATTGTGGTTATCTCCACTCATCTAACAGTAGAATTTCTTGTGGAGTGgtagttttcttttctgcttCTATTTTGTAAATTATTCTAAAAATTTTCTTACTAGTACAGTTACTTGCAGCATTTCTATTTGGAATAAATGTATCTCTCCAATCTTCTTACTGGGTTCTATGTTTTTTGTAGATTAGTATGTACTCTCTTGAACATAATCCTTGTCTACAGGTCCATAATAGTATTATGAAACCACAGTGAATTTACAtagaaatttaaaatgttaattatatttatgtaaaagaagaaacatTGAAAATAAGCCATATTTGATTCAGGAAGCAAGTAAAAGAACcatagaatgaataaaaaaatgtagaaaaaagaaaatcaatataaAGGCTAtattatcaaaagaaaaaataaaacaaaccttatAATGGAAATTGTCTAATGAatcaaaatctatttaaaaaaatagaaaagtaagCTCTAGAAGGATTGATAATTAATACAGTgtacaaaacaaacaacattagGATTTGGAAGGTAGATGATTATGGATGCAGTAAAGATTAAAATTCATAAAAGAAGATTATGTAAAACTTTATGTCAGATGATTTTAagtcaaaatgaaatagaaaaatttatTGAAAATTATAAATGACTAAAATAAGCCCCAAAGGAAGAAGACATTCTAAATATTCTAATTACCACAAAAACTGAACCTGAAATCAATGTTATAACTAACCCAAAATGTCCTAGGCTTAGAATATAGGAAACAGAAAATCCTTATGGGATGTATAGtgttgcagaatataaaaaaagatgtaaaacaGTTGAAGTCATTTTATAAGGCTAAAATTATCACAGAAAACCCAAACACAAAAACTCAGAACCCAGCATGAATACTTAAAGAtaaacaaagcaaataaaaacaaagcaaataagCCAAACGCTCAATAACTATCATTCAATCTCACTTgtgaatttaaataaattaaatctaGGCATACCATGTAGTGTTTTTACCAGGGATGTAAGAATATTTGAACTTTAGAAAATCTACTAATGTAATTGTCTATATTAACAgattacaccaacaaaaaaatgaaccatgTGGTAAATTCACTAAATGATGATAAAACTGCTgataaaattaaacatatattgatgaaaaaaaaaactttccaaccTTGGAATAAAAGGAGGCTTCCTTCATATGGCTTATTGTAATTACAATCAATCTATAGTAAACATACTTAATTACAAAAATTTAGATGATTTAACATTAAGATTAGGAGCAAAACAATGGTGTCTGATACTGCCATTGTTATTCAAAGTGGTACTGAAGTGGTATCATCTAATCCAattagtaaataaaattaaagtttattaaagatgaaagaaaatatcATTTTCAGATGATGTGATTTCCatatatacagaaaaattaaacaatagagaaattaacttaaaaagaaaaagagttagCAGTTTAGCTGAATAAAAAAGTCAAcatgataaaataaatatataacactctcttggttatctagtgctgctataactgaaataccacaagtggatagctttaataaagagaaattttattctctcaaaaTTTAGgaatctagaagtctgaattcagggtgctgactccaggggaatgctttctctctctgttggctatgggggaaggtcattgtcatcaaccgtctcctggtctaggagcttcttagtgtagggaccctgggtccaaaggacagaccCCTCTCATGGTTTTTCATTCTTGGTCGTAGGAAGTTCCCCTGTgtctctgtttgcttctgtcttttatattgcaaaagaaattaactcaagatacaacctaaacttgtagatcgagtcctgcctgATCAAcacactgcctctaatcctgcctcattaacatcatagaagtaggatttataacacataggaaaatcacaacagatgacaaaatggtggacaatcacacagtactggaaatcatggcctagcgaagttgacacacattttttggggtcacaattcagtctataacaaacACCATAGCAAAGAATTCTCATTTAGCCTCAGTTGACCCAAATGATAATCagctccaaaacaaacaaacaaaaaaaccccaaacgaCAAAAAGGCATTTATTGGCAGCAAAAAAAACAACTTGAGTTGTTCATAACATATGTAAAATGTATACAAGCATTACAtctcttttgttatttttattcctacatatttttcttcttgataTTATTGTGAATGCATAAAATGTTTCCTCACTCATTTAgacctttaatttctctcagcaatgttttgcagttttcagtGTCTACCTCCTgcactttttaaattaaatttgttcttatatattttattcatttgagGATTTTGTGAATAAAAGTGTTTTCCTAATTTTATATTTGAATTATTTATTGTTAGTATATACAAATATagtgacctggtggcacagtggttgagagcttgcctgataaccaaaaggttggaagtttgaatttaccagtcactccttggaaacactctgaTGCAGTTTTACTgtcctatggattttttttttgtagggtcactatgagttggaatcaactcagtggtaatgggtttggtttttagtttatacagaaatataattgatttcaGTATACACCCACTCCTTACTTACTGACATGGTTAAGTGTGAAAAaccaggtcgttatgtgaaaatcagtgttacgtgaaaatggaggatgaccacatcagatcacagaatggaggatgactatatcattacataactgccaaattacatcattacacaactgccaaaccactgagaatcatggcccagccatattAACAtatgaccttaaccatcacagccagtgtcaCCCTTGCCTTGCACCCCAGCATTTTTTACTGCTGAATATATgttgttaatatgtaaaatagttggatagtagattttttattattgctgtaaatatgaaatgtcagataatgagatagtccatAAGTAAGGACTAAGTGTACttagcagttttactctgcacctGTGggcttaccatgagtcagaactgacttaaaggtaactaacaacaacaaatcttttatACTGCTCAGAATTTTTAATCTCAGTTATTgctcttttcaactccagaattattgtatagatttttttatttttaaatataaatcctATTTCTTTATCACTATTCTGTATTCGATGGTTCATTGTTGTCATAAAAGAACAGTTGctgccagttgattctgactcttggctgctccacgtgtgtccgagtagaactgtgctccatagcgttttcagtgggtgattttttggaagtagattgccaaaccttGCTGTTAGCAGTTGTGCAcattaaccgttgtaccacccagggacactgttgtcatattttcctttaattctttgaacatatttaataggtgcttttttttttttttttgaagcctgTTTTTGCTAAATCTAACATTTAAGCAATGTCAAGGGCTGTTTCTTTTGACTTCTCTTTTTTCCTGTATCATcatactttcctgtttcttttcatgccttatgtctttgttgtttaaaagtggaaattatagataATATGTTGATTCATATCCCCCAGAGATGTTGGTGATCtctatttgtttgtttactgACTTGCCCGGACTAAGTTTGTAGGGTTATCACATGCCTTTGTTCAGGCCGAGAAATTCATTTGTCTTCTTGGTCTCTTCATTCTCTGATACATTCCCTGGTGAATCCCATGGGTTTTTGGGGACTTTTCCTAAATGCCAATTTAACCATATCACTCTTATTCTTAAAATTTACTTGCTTGAAAAACAAAGGACACTTCCTCAGCTTGGCACACATAACCCTTCATAATCAGGGCATATTATCATTCTCCTCTCTTGACTATTTCTTTCCTTTGGTCCCTAAGTGCCAGCACATGCTTGTGTCATGtataatacatttttataatgctaCTTCATAGGTCTAATCCTGCACCTGTTTTAAGATTAACTTTCCAGTATGTTTTACTATGTGGTAAGGGAAGCATCTGCTTCAAAAATACACAGCatcttctgattttatttttttagataaaatttaaaataaatttgttaaatatACCTGAACTTTCTGAAGCAATAGGAAGCTGCCACTCAAAATAACCTCTAACCTTTTTGTGCAAGTTATGCATTTATCTTTTAATTTCTAGCAGGAAGAAAGGAGGTGCTGAAGTTAGGGGTCTAGTTTCCTTAGTCCTTGCTCTGCTTCTCTTCTAAGTATAGAGCCTGTTTTCAGCCTGGAGCCTTTCCCCAggcaaatataaagaaaatttggGTTACCATCATAGGCGCAAATGCTCTTGAAGACTGAAACTCAGTAAAGCCAGTGTTACCAATTAATTCTCTAATTAATTAATCAGCCTTGTTGCCATTGCTTCAGTTTTGACTTGTGGCatccccaagtgtgtcagagtagaactgagctccaaaggatttttaatggctgatttttcagaagtagattgccaggcctttcttccaaggtgactttgggtggatttgaacctccaaccctttagttagcagccaagcacgttaactattTGAAGCACCCAGAGATTTCCCTAATTAATTACCctcatgttttatatttattcatttttcaagtGTACAGTATTTTCAGactgcttttttattatttttcttctgaatATGTTTTGGGCTGTGGATTTAAATCCATCtcatctgatttcctttttgaaggacTACTTTAAAATTTCTCTTCAGCAGTTGGATTTTTTTTCGTTGTTTTCCAGCATGATAATggatattcatttttttaaatacacattttaaaTATTCGGGAGATATGAGCAAAATGTTTGTGCTCTTTGCCATTTTGATTTAGTCTTATTTAAACATCATAATTTAAACAACTTTTCTAACTGCCCCCATTTTCTATTGTGCTCCTATGACCAAAAAGACATGATTTCATATAGgccttatttctttccttctctctcatcTCCCTCCTCAGGTTTTGTTGAAATCATATGGGATTTAATTTCTTGATcattcttaccttttttttcccccttctggagtaaataataataaaaaaaaataataggtgTGGTAAATTTTACAGGTTCATTTTAAACAATTATTCAGAGCtaactataatttttttaaacagttttataCCAGTTTCTCTTGTACCATTTCCTTGTTtaggttaagttttggttttgcTTAGGTAATTTGTCTCATAACATGTGGTATATTCTTCAAATTCCTGAGGAGTTAACTATAGATTAATTTTTTCCTTCCAGgataattataatatgtctgaaTAAAGAATTCTAGGATCACTGCCTTTCTTTCAAAATTCTGAAGTATTTCCCCACTGTTTTGCCCATGAGACATCTGTAAGATGAAGGCATCCCTTCTTTATAAGTGGCCAAGATTTTCTgtttgaaacttaaaaaaaaaaaattccctttggAATTCAGAAATAACACCAGATGGGACTGAGCCTGGAccttctttaataattcttaccaGTATTCTATGAGCCCTCTTCACAGAAAAGTGgaggttttggtttggattttgttttgttttctccaaaGGACTTCTATCTCTGAAATCTTAATGCCTGGCACATTTCTTGGTGCCAGCTGGGCTCTGAGTAAATGCCAGTTGAATgactacataaaaaccaaactaaggAATGACATTTTAACTGCCCTCAGGCTGCAATGACAAACataaaaggaacaaaaataaaGGCTCAACACAGTAATTAATTCTTCTGTAAACACTCCAGTCCCCTAGAACCACTTCCCTGCTTCCAACGAAGCTGCTTTCTAACCAGACACCATTGAGGGGGCGTCAGTGCTTCCAGGCCATCAATTGTGACAGGAGGTCCCCTACCTGCCCCTGCCCTCTCCTCATCCCCAGGGTGAAGCTTGTCCTCAGTCCTCTAGATACACACATCTTACCTGAGGCAGGGTTGGAGGTCCAAGGACCCTGCCTACTCACTCCACATCCACCCATGCCATGTAGATGAAAATCTACCTGCCAGGTAGCTCACCAATTCCAGGTTAAGCCTGTTCATAGACCTTCCAACACTGGCATTGGTAGGACCTGGGAAATTGAGAAATACAGTGTTTTCTTTAGATTATCTGATCATCTGCGCTGTCATTGCTGTTACTTTTTCCTACAATAATGAAGATTGGCATGTGGATTATACAGCTATACCAAGGATACCTACTGTCTTCTGAAAATGATTTTGAGAAGAGCAGActgaagagacagagaggaggGTGAGGGCGCAGGGAGAATGGGAAGGATGGAGGAGTAGAACGAGAGCAGATTCTGGGGGCAGAAGTAATGGGTAAGTAGAGAAAGGcagggaagacaaagaagagggaCAGAGGGAAGTTGGACATCaaggaagaagaagagaagaCCACAGAGATACAAGCAGTGGGAAGACTGTTGGGAGGGTCACTGGGTACCTATGGGTACCTTCCATCACTTCTGTTcacagatgaagacattgaaaacCCAAGGGTAGACTTCATTTCTCTAAGGCCCAAAGCTACTAACTTTTCCAGTCAGGCCACAGGCTGCAGATTTAGTTCTTAACCAGGACTCCTTCCACAGCAGCAGGTACAATAGCGGAGATCAGGAGGGTGCACACAAGCACAGGGAGAAAATCTGGAAGCCAGATAGTTGGGGGTGGGGACAGGCAGGTAGCATAAAGGAGagctggaggggaaatgagagacgCTGTGGGAGGCCTGTGGCTGAGGGTGGTAGTGGAGTTTCTCTGACAGGGAAGTGGGCAGGAGAGGTTGTCTCTGCAGCAAGGGAAGTCAGATGGGGGAGCGAGAGGGAGAGGTGAGGGGAGCTGATATGTGAGTTGTGAGGGTAGCTTGTCCTACTAGGTGTCCTTCACCTCACAGAGTCTCAATGCTGCTCGTTCTGCTCCTGCTCTTCCAGGGACTCCTCTGCCCTGGGGAAAGAACAGCTGGTAAGAAGAGCTCAGGTGGAAAAACACCTGTGCTTGGGGCACAGGTGGGCAGAGAGGAAGCTCTGGGGAGGTTgaggtggtgggggagggagcaATATTCTGCAGAAAGCCCTCGGAGTTGTATTTCAGGCTAGTTCCAGACATGAATCCTTATCCCAGTCTCAGTTTCTTTCTCTGATTTTGGGGAGAAGCTGGCCTGGCGGAAATGAGTATTAGAATATCCTCAACCTGTCTAGTTCTGTCTCTCATATCTCCTCTCATCCACTCAtactctctccatttatcatttctCTCTTAGATCCCCAGGCCCTAGGACCCCCTCATCTAGCAGCAGAAGAGCCCCTCACCTTCCGCCTGCTCCAGATCTCCTCCTTTGCCAACCACAGCTGGGTGCAGAACCAGGCCTCAGGCTGGCTGGGTGAGCTGCAGACGCATGGATGGGACAGCGTCTTGGGCGCCATCCGATTTCTGCGGCCTTGGTCCCAGGGGAACTTCAGCAAAGAGGAGCTGAAGAATCTCCAGGCGTTATTCCAGTTGTACTTTCATGGTTTCACCCATGAAGTGCAAGCCTTTGCCAGCCAGTTTCAGTTTGAATGTGAGTTTATTGTTCCCAGTTCATTGTTGTTTCTGAAGGCCCTGACCATCTTCCAGAGGGAAAAGATGGTATAGGGACACTATCACCCAATCTTCCTGATCTTATACCCTGTtacctgtgtctctctgtctttttccACCCCCCCTATATACACGGAAGGGCCTACGTGCACATATCATTTCACATCCCTGAACATACTCTCAAATGAGGCTCCTTGGAAAGGTTATTCCTGGCCTCAGACTCTTGGCCGGTTTCTACCCCCCCTTCTCCCTCGCCCAGGAAaacgtggtggcgtagtggttaagagctacggttgctaaccaaaacatcggcagtttgaaaccaccaggccctccttggaaaccgtatggagcaatgttactctgtcatatagggttgctatgagttagaattgacataatcggtttggtttttttttggttctctctTGCCCTAGTGGTCACAGGACTGGGCCTGGGTCTAATCACTCCTGAGTGAGTTCTCTTGTAGACCAGTCTCCTATCTTCCTAACAACATTCCCATCTACCCCTTTCCcataaattatctcaaaatacCTTTCTTAACCTCAAATTATTTTCCCACGAATTTCCTCCCCCATTTCCACCCCAACTCTAGTCTCCAATTATGATTCCCCAGCAAATTTCCCTCCCCTTGGATCTCTTTCTTCTCTAGATTGTTTACCTCCCTTCCCTGTAATTATTTCCACACTggttctcccttccctcccttccctccagaTCCCTTCGAGCTTCAGATATCATCGGGGTGTAGAATGAGTGATGGGGAGGCCTCAGAAAGCTTCTTAAAAGGGGCATATCAAGGAACAGATTTCCTGAGTTTCCAAGGGAATTCCTGGCAGCCATCTCCAGGAGCGGGGAGTCGGGCCCAGAATGTCTGCAGGGTGCTCAATCGTTACAGAGATATTAAAGAAATAGTGCAGGGCCTTTTCAGTGGCACTTGTCCTCGATTCCTGGCAAGCGTCCCTGAAGCCGGAAAGGCAGAACTGGAAAGACAAGGTGAGCCCAGCTCTCTctttcctcctattcctagtGCTTTAactcttctgtttgttttttccattccTTATCATCCTTGTAAAATTTATAATGAGAATCCAGAGGATGGGATATGTGGGTTTAGAACTGGGTCCTAGACAAGGGAGAGAAGTGATTACACAAACTGCTAAGGCACCCTGAGTCCCTGAGCTATGGCCTGGTGTCCCTGCTTGAATTTCGTTTCTCCCTATCTCTCTCCAGTGAAACCAGAAGCTTGGGTTTCCAAAGGTCCTACTCCTGGTCCTGGCCGTCTGATGCTGGTGTGCCATGTTTCTGGCTTCCATCCCAAGACCGTGGGGGTGATGTGGATGCGGGGGGAGCAGATGCAGCTGGGAACTCGGCAAGGTGATGTCTTGCCCAATGCTGATGGGACCTGGTATCTCCAAGTAACCTTGGACGTGGCAACTGGGGAAGCAGCTGGTCTATACTGCCGAGTGAAGCACAGCAGTCTAGGAGGCCATGATATAATCATCCACTGGGGTGAGAAAGAACTGGGGCCTAGCAgggaaaggatggaagaaagtccttagGCTTTTGAGTGAGGAGTTAGAGAAATGAGTAGGA
This DNA window, taken from Elephas maximus indicus isolate mEleMax1 chromosome 3, mEleMax1 primary haplotype, whole genome shotgun sequence, encodes the following:
- the CD1E gene encoding T-cell surface glycoprotein CD1e, membrane-associated isoform X1, coding for MLLVLLLLFQGLLCPGERTADPQALGPPHLAAEEPLTFRLLQISSFANHSWVQNQASGWLGELQTHGWDSVLGAIRFLRPWSQGNFSKEELKNLQALFQLYFHGFTHEVQAFASQFQFEYPFELQISSGCRMSDGEASESFLKGAYQGTDFLSFQGNSWQPSPGAGSRAQNVCRVLNRYRDIKEIVQGLFSGTCPRFLASVPEAGKAELERQVKPEAWVSKGPTPGPGRLMLVCHVSGFHPKTVGVMWMRGEQMQLGTRQGDVLPNADGTWYLQVTLDVATGEAAGLYCRVKHSSLGGHDIIIHWDGYSRLLILIGLTVTVILVMLIVLEFWFKKQSSSCNSLSRHVPDPAIGANTQDARGSGHQLCSALESWAKYRFLKKWKTRLSQL
- the CD1E gene encoding T-cell surface glycoprotein CD1e, membrane-associated isoform X2, with protein sequence MLLVLLLLFQGLLCPGERTADPQALGPPHLAAEEPLTFRLLQISSFANHSWVQNQASGWLGELQTHGWDSVLGAIRFLRPWSQGNFSKEELKNLQALFQLYFHGFTHEVQAFASQFQFEYPFELQISSGCRMSDGEASESFLKGAYQGTDFLSFQGNSWQPSPGAGSRAQNVCRVLNRYRDIKEIVQGLFSGTCPRFLASVPEAGKAELERQVKPEAWVSKGPTPGPGRLMLVCHVSGFHPKTVGVMWMRGEQMQLGTRQGDVLPNADGTWYLQVTLDVATGEAAGLYCRVKHSSLGGHDIIIHWDGYSRLLILIGLTVTVILVMLIVLEFWFKKQRLRPSSPLFPQLKLQLPFSPCARPCHRSQHPGRQGFRTSTLLSPGIMG
- the CD1E gene encoding T-cell surface glycoprotein CD1e, membrane-associated isoform X3, yielding MLLVLLLLFQGLLCPGERTADPQALGPPHLAAEEPLTFRLLQISSFANHSWVQNQASGWLGELQTHGWDSVLGAIRFLRPWSQGNFSKEELKNLQALFQLYFHGFTHEVQAFASQFQFEYPFELQISSGCRMSDGEASESFLKGAYQGTDFLSFQGNSWQPSPGAGSRAQNVCRVLNRYRDIKEIVQGLFSGTCPRFLASVPEAGKAELERQVKPEAWVSKGPTPGPGRLMLVCHVSGFHPKTVGVMWMRGEQMQLGTRQGDVLPNADGTWYLQVTLDVATGEAAGLYCRVKHSSLGGHDIIIHWAQVATPFLAMCPTLP